TGTTTTCAACATACACGTGGCGCGCTTCGCGGCGCAGACGGGTGCCGTCACAGGTGGCGCAGGAGCGGTTGCTGATGAACTTCGCCAGCTCTTCACGTACCGCGCTGGATTCCGTCTCTTTGTAACGGCGCTCCATGTTGTGCAGCACGCCTTCAAACGGATGACGGCGCACCGAGGTATCACCGCGATCGTTCATGTATTTGAACTCGATGTTCTCTTTCGCAGAACCGAACAGGATCACTTTGTGCACGGTTGGGCTGAGGCTGCCCCACGGCGCTTCGACGTCGAATTTATAGTGTTCAGCCAGCGATTTCAGCATCTGGAAGTAATAGAAGTTACGCTTATCCCAGCCGCGGATCGCGCCGCCAGCCAGCGACAGCTCCGGATTCTGGATCACCCGGTCAGGATCGAAATACTGCTGCACGCCCAGGCCATCACAGGTCGGACAGGCGCCGGCCGGGTTGTTGAACGAGAACAGGCGCGGTTCGAGTTCGCGCATGCTGTAGCCACACACCGGACAGGCGAAGTTGGCGGAGAAGAGCAGCTCTTCCGCCTGCGGGTCGTCCATATCGGCTACCACGGCCGTACCGCCGGAGAGATCCAGCGCGGTTTCGAACGACTCTGCCAGACGCTGGGTCAGGTCATCACGCACCTTGAAGCGATCGATCACCACCTCGATGGTGTGTTTCTTTTGCAGCTCCAGCTTCGGCGGATCGGAGAGATCGCACACTTCCCCGTCGATACGGGCGCGGATATAGCCCTGGCTGGCCAGGTTCTCCAGCGTTTTGGTGTGCTCGCCTTTACGCTCTTTAATGATCGGTGCCAGCAGCATCAGGCGTTTGCCTTCCGGCTGCGCCAGCACGTTATCCACCATCTGGCTGACGGTCTGGGCCGCCAGCGGGACATCGTGGTCCGGGCAGCGTGGCTCGCCCACGCGGGCATACAGCAGACGCAGGTAGTCATGGATTTCGGTGATGGTCCCGACGGTGGAGCGCGGGTTATGGGAGGTCGACTTCTGCTCAATGGAGATGGCCGGCGACAACCCTTCGATATGGTCGACGTCCGGTTTTTCCATCAGCGACAGAAACTGACGCGCATACGCAGAGAGCGATTCAACGTAACGACGCTGCCCTTCGGCATACAGGGTGTCGAAAGCCAGTGAAGATTTGCCTGAGCCTGAAAGCCCGGTCACGACGATCAGTTTGTCGCGAGGGATGACGAGGTTGATATTCTTGAGATTGTGGGTGCGGGCGCCCCGAACTTCTATCTTATCCATTCACCTTTCCCGGTAGGTAGATACACGGAATGCCTGGTTTGTTTGAAGGACAACCGGCAGAAACGATTAATTATGACACAAACTGACCTGGCTGGATATACAGTATTGGAATGCATCTTCTGATTACTTGTGCAACAATGTAACCTTCGTGAGAACTCTGGAAGATGCTTCGAAACTATCGGAAGACCACGTGGAAATGGTACACTCGCGCGCTTACACTATTTTCAGACACGTTTTCAGGAGACACGATCATGGCCAGCAGAGGCGTAAACAAGGTGATTCTCGTCGGTAATCTGGGCCAGGACCCGGAAGTACGCTATATGCCGAGTGGTGGTGCAGTGGCCAACATTACGCTGGCGACGTCCGAATCCTGGCGCGATAAAGCGACCGGTGAGATGAAAGAGCAGACCGAATGGCACCGCGTTGTGCTGTTTGGCAAACTGGCCGAAGTGGCCGGTGAATATCTGCGTAAAGGCTCCCAGGTCTATATCGAAGGCCAGCTGCGTACCCGCAAATGGACCGATCAGTCCGGCGCAGAAAAATACACTACCGAAGTAGTGGTTAACGTCGGCGGCACCATGCAGATGCTGGGTGGCCGTCAGGGCGGTGGCGCACCAGCAGGTGGCGGCCAGCAGCAGCAGGGCGGTTGGGGTCAACCTCAGCAGCCGCAGGGCGGCAACCAGTTCAGCGGCGGCGCACAGTCCCGTCCGCAGCAGCCGTCTGCACCGGCGCAGTCCAACGAACCGCCAATGGATTTCGACGACGATATCCCGTTCTGATAAGCAGAACCTGCGTTTCGCAACCACAAAAAACCCAGACGATGTCTGGGTTTTTTTATATTCACTAGGTGTACATCATTGGCCAGTCTGGTGGCGTATGGCTCATCGCCTCGACCATTACTTCTTTAACGTTGTTCCAGATAACGGCCACATCCAGCAGGGTGATGCCCAGCAGGCCGGTAGCGAACCAGCATGCTGCCGCCAGACCCAGACAGGTGCTGACCACCGCCAGCGCGGTGTAATCTGATTTACGAAACTGAATGTTCAGCGTGCTGGCCAGAAACATCAGCACTGCGCTCAACAACTCCCAGCGTGCAAACACAACACCGGTGGTAATAGCTGCCATAAAAACGATCCTCAAAGATAACCGCCGCCGGGTAAAGCGCGACGTTGCCCAGACACTGTGGCAAACTGGCTATCGGCAGGCTCAGACTCACAACAATGAAACAATGTTTCTTGTTACATAAGATATGTGAACTATATCACGTTTGTTCTTTTATTCACCACTGGGCAAATGCATAAAAATGGTCTTTTTTAACCCTGTTATTATCATGGTTATTGCGATCTGAAATATATATTTAGCCTGCTAATCGGTGTAATTATGATAACTTTACTGATAATTCATCGGGATAAGAAAACGTGTACAGAGCGGGCGTCGATGTACAATATTTACAGCCTCAGGGCTATGGATTATGCTTCTTGCGGTTGCTTACTCAGTTCGTAATAAATAAATCAGGCTAGCGCTTTTTGTTTTTTATTATTCTTTGTCATTTAATTTTTACACACGCATCCCTGTAAGAGAGTCGCATTAATTTATGTCGACTGAATATCACTTTATTCCTGATTAATTCGTTGCGGTATTTCTGTCTCGTTAATGAGCTGCGAATAAACAATGAAGCAAGTAAATCGAGAGAATATTAAAGACAGTACCCGAGCCCTGCACGCATTAGCTAAATTAATGCCAAAGTTATCATCCCACGTCACCTTAACGGATCTGCTGGGGACGATTAATCATACCTTTGGCGCCCAGCTCAGCTGGGTGATGATGCAGGATGATACGGGCCAGCCGCAGTTTGTCAGTGCCGGTGAATTAACCTGCCATCCGCTGGAAATTAATGCGTTTCTTGCCAGCCTGTTATTGCAGCGCCAACGCCGTTCATGGCAGGTCATCGGCTGGAAAGAGAATATGGGCGCGCTGATATTTCCTTCCGGCCATCCAGGACATCAACAATTACAGTGCGGGGTGCTGTGTAAAATGGCGCCGCATCAGCACGGCTACTTTTTCCTGGGCTTTGCGCAACCGCAAAGCAGCATTACCGTGCTGAAAGAGGTGGTGATTATCCTGGTGGAAAAGCTGAAGGATTTTGTCACCGGGCTCGTCGCCCGTGAACGCACGGCAAAAGAGATGCAGCGGATGCTCGCCCAGTATAAAACGCTGTTTGAACGGGCGCCGGTGCTGATGAACTCTTTCGACAGGAATAGCCGCTGCGTGTTGTGGAATGCCGAATGTGAAAAGGTGTTTGGCTGGACGATGGCGGAGATCAACGCCCATGCCGATCCGCTGGCGCTGTTTTATCCTGACCCGGAGGTGCGCCGCCGGGTGCACGATTCGGTTAACATCACCCCGCTGAACGATATGTATGAATGGCACCCGGTGCGCCGGGACGGTATGCAGCTGACCATCCTGTGGTCGAACATCTCCCTGCCGGACGGCTCGATCCTCAATATCGGGCTCGATATCACTGCCCGTAAAAAAGCGGAGCGGCAGCTGGAGATGAAGGCCATGACCGACGATCTGACGCGCTGCCTGAATCGCTTTGCCATCCTGCAGCAGATTGCCGCCGCCCTGGAGGCCAGCCAGCGGCAGGAGGCCGACAGCTACTTCTCGGTGCTGATGTTCGACCTGGATTTCTTTAAGCAGATCAATGATCAGTGGGGCCACCTGGTGGGGGATGCGGCGCTGGTGCACTTCTGCGACTGCCTGCGGGCGCTGCTTCCGCCCGGTTCGGCGCTGGGTCGGGTCGGCGGAGAAGAGTTTTTACTGCTGCTGCCGAAAACCTGCAGCGATGCGGCGGTGCATCTCTCCAACCGGCTCCGCCAGGCGCTGTCGGTGACGCCGCTTAACGTTGGCAGCCGGACGCTGATCCTCTCTTTTAGCGCGGGAGTGGTAGAGGTAAGCGGCGAACAGCACGATACCTCCTCGTTACTCATTAGCGCAGATAAGGCACTTTATGATGCCAAACGCGCGGGAAGAGGAAAAACAATCGTTGCGGTTGATTATTTATAAATCACTTTAATCATTATCGTGGGATAAATAGCACAAAATTTCATGAGGAAGTTGCGCTTTTTTCACGCTGTCGGTAGTTTGACTTAATCGACGACATTCTGTTGAGTTATCCGGGAGCCTGGCTTTCGAAATGGGTAATTATTTTACTTAATAAACAGGAAACGAATACTTTCAGTTTGGCTTACGGACAAATATTATCGGCATAACCAAATATTAGGTTATTGGTGTTAAAAGTCAGTTGCTAACTTCGCATGATTCATGCAACGTAATCACCTGTTTAGCAAAGCATCCGGCCTTCATGATTACAGGCACATAAAAAGCAGGGAAAAAGGGCGGAAATGAATCGTAGCGCACGGGACAAGGTGCTGAGGATAGTCGGGGTTATCATGGTAGTTTCGCTACCTGTGATGCTTGCGCTATGGTTTGCCCAGCAACGCGCGGTCAACGAAACACGCAGCCAACTCAGCTCCTTTGCTCAACTCGCTTTAGACAAAACTGAACTGGTGATTCAGCAGGTGGAGCTGGCGCGTCAGGCGGCTGAACAGTATTCGGGTGATATTTGCACGCCGGCACACCGACAGAATATGTTAAATATCGTCCGGGGCCGACTTTACATTGCCGACCTGCTCTATGCTGATGGCCGTGAATTCCTCTGCTCCACGACGAGCACCCCCGATAACCCCTATACAATTTCCGACGCCAATTACCAACGCCAGCCTGACGTCTCTATCTATTATTACCGCGATACGCCGTTTTACGCGGGATATAAGATGACTTATATGCAAATAGGGCATTATGTGGTGGTGGTTAACCCCCTGACCTATAGCGAAGTCATGTCTTCGGATCGCTCTCTGGCGTGGGGTGTATTTGATACAGTGACCAATGCTTTTTTCTCGGTCAGCGAACAGGCTAATCAAAATGAATTAAAAACGCTGATTGGCGATAACGATCTTTCGTTCCAGAAACAAGGCCGCTTTTATACTATTGTGCGCTCGGACAAACGCCCGATTGCCGCCATTGTTTCAACGACAAACCAGCGATTTTACGAAGTGCTCTATCATCAGGCGACATTAACCCTGCCGCTGGGGATGATCAGCAGCATTATTATTTTACTGATGTGGTCGCGGACGCGACGGGAATTTAATTCCCCGGGTCGCTTATTGCATCGGGCATTAAATAAAAGACAGCTTTGCCTGCACTACCAGCCGATTATTGATATTAAAACCAACGTCTGTGTCGGGGCAGAGGCGCTGTTGCGATGGCCTGGTTTTAACGGCCCGGTGATGAGCCCGGTAGAATTTATCCCGCTGGCAGAAGAAGAAGGCATGAGCGAGCGCATTACCGACTACGTGGTGGAAGAAGTCTTCAGCGATCTGGGCCCTTTCCTGGCCTGCAACCCGCATATCTATATCTCCATTAACCTGTCAGCCACGGACTTCCACTCTTCACGCCTGATTGCGATGATCACCGATAAGGCCCGTCACTACAACGTTCGGGCCCAGCAGATTAAAATCGAAGTGACCGAACGCGGGTTCATCGACGTACCGAGAACCACACCGGTGATCCAGGCGTTTCGTCAGGCGGGATATGAAGTGGCGATCGATGATTTTGGTACCGGCTATTCCAACCTGCACAACCTCTACTCCCTGAACGTCGATATCCTGAAAATCGATAAATCCTTTATCGATACGCTGACCACCAACAGCACCAGCCACCTGATCGTCGAGCACATTATCGAAATGGCCCAGAGCCTGCGCTTAAAAACCATCGCGGAAGGGGTGGAAACGGCGGAACAGGTCACGTGGTTAAACAAGCGCGGCGTGCAGTATTGTCAGGGCTGGCACTTTGCGAAGGCGATGTCGCCGCAGGATTTCATGACCTGGCAGCAACAGCCTGTCGCGGCATCACTCGCCCACAGCCACTAATTCAGCTGATGACGGTAGTCGCTGGGGGTGCGATCAAACTCGCGGCGGAATACGCGGGAAAAGGTCTGCTGCGAGACATAGCCCAGATCCATGGCGATATCAAAAATAGGTCGCTGGGTCGTGCGCAGCGCCTGAGCGGCCAATAATAACCGGCGTTGGCGAATGTACTCGCCCAGCGTCTGGTGCATCACGGCGCGGAACATCCTCTGTAAGTACCACTTCGAATAACCTGACTTTTTCGCCACCACATCAATACTCAAGGGTTGATCGATATGGTCATCCATCCATTCAATAAGTGTCTGAATAATTTGTTGATGCGACATAAAGCAGCCTCCCTCTGGGTACACCTGTGTCTATAGATTCGTCGTTTTGTCTGCGGGCGAGTATAATTCCTCAAGTTAACTTGAGGTAAAGAGATTTTATGGAAAAGAAATTACCGCGGATAAAACCGCTGCTGACGCCGGGCGAGGTGGCCAGGCGTAGCGGCGTGGCGGTGTCAGCACTGCATTTCTATGAAAGCAAAGGGTTAATTAAAAGCATTCGCAACACCGGTAACCAGCGGCGTTATACCCGCGACGTGCTGCGCTACGTGGCGATCATTAAGATTGCCCAACGCATTGGCATCCCGCTCGCCACCATTGGCGAGGCGTTTGGCATCCTGCCGGAGGGGCATACCCTGAGTGCGAAGGAGTGGAAAGCATTGTCCTCCCAGTGGCGCGACGAACTGGATCGGCGCATTCATACCCTGGAGGCGCTGCGCGATGAGCTTGACGGCTGCATTGGCTGCGGATGCCTGTCGCGCAGTGACTGCCCTCTGCGTAACCCTGGCGACAGACTGGGCGAACAGGGCACCGGCGCGCGGCTGCTGGAAGAAGATTAGCCCGACGCAGTAAAAACTAAAGCGCCACAGAGGCGCTTTAGTTTATTCCCGGTCTTTGTCTTTCTCTCTATCCCGCTGGTTCACAGGAGGGTTTCCCCCGACATCAACACCCCTCAGTCGAGCATGCTTTGGAGGTTCCGGTTTGTGCTGACAATTTAAGTCTAGGCCGGGAGCCCGGGTTTGCCAGCGGCACAGTACAAAAACTCGGCGAAATTTTTTCGCC
This Leclercia sp. S52 DNA region includes the following protein-coding sequences:
- a CDS encoding sensor domain-containing diguanylate cyclase — its product is MPKLSSHVTLTDLLGTINHTFGAQLSWVMMQDDTGQPQFVSAGELTCHPLEINAFLASLLLQRQRRSWQVIGWKENMGALIFPSGHPGHQQLQCGVLCKMAPHQHGYFFLGFAQPQSSITVLKEVVIILVEKLKDFVTGLVARERTAKEMQRMLAQYKTLFERAPVLMNSFDRNSRCVLWNAECEKVFGWTMAEINAHADPLALFYPDPEVRRRVHDSVNITPLNDMYEWHPVRRDGMQLTILWSNISLPDGSILNIGLDITARKKAERQLEMKAMTDDLTRCLNRFAILQQIAAALEASQRQEADSYFSVLMFDLDFFKQINDQWGHLVGDAALVHFCDCLRALLPPGSALGRVGGEEFLLLLPKTCSDAAVHLSNRLRQALSVTPLNVGSRTLILSFSAGVVEVSGEQHDTSSLLISADKALYDAKRAGRGKTIVAVDYL
- the soxS gene encoding superoxide response transcriptional regulator SoxS, with the translated sequence MSHQQIIQTLIEWMDDHIDQPLSIDVVAKKSGYSKWYLQRMFRAVMHQTLGEYIRQRRLLLAAQALRTTQRPIFDIAMDLGYVSQQTFSRVFRREFDRTPSDYRHQLN
- a CDS encoding EAL domain-containing protein, producing the protein MNRSARDKVLRIVGVIMVVSLPVMLALWFAQQRAVNETRSQLSSFAQLALDKTELVIQQVELARQAAEQYSGDICTPAHRQNMLNIVRGRLYIADLLYADGREFLCSTTSTPDNPYTISDANYQRQPDVSIYYYRDTPFYAGYKMTYMQIGHYVVVVNPLTYSEVMSSDRSLAWGVFDTVTNAFFSVSEQANQNELKTLIGDNDLSFQKQGRFYTIVRSDKRPIAAIVSTTNQRFYEVLYHQATLTLPLGMISSIIILLMWSRTRREFNSPGRLLHRALNKRQLCLHYQPIIDIKTNVCVGAEALLRWPGFNGPVMSPVEFIPLAEEEGMSERITDYVVEEVFSDLGPFLACNPHIYISINLSATDFHSSRLIAMITDKARHYNVRAQQIKIEVTERGFIDVPRTTPVIQAFRQAGYEVAIDDFGTGYSNLHNLYSLNVDILKIDKSFIDTLTTNSTSHLIVEHIIEMAQSLRLKTIAEGVETAEQVTWLNKRGVQYCQGWHFAKAMSPQDFMTWQQQPVAASLAHSH
- the soxR gene encoding redox-sensitive transcriptional activator SoxR encodes the protein MEKKLPRIKPLLTPGEVARRSGVAVSALHFYESKGLIKSIRNTGNQRRYTRDVLRYVAIIKIAQRIGIPLATIGEAFGILPEGHTLSAKEWKALSSQWRDELDRRIHTLEALRDELDGCIGCGCLSRSDCPLRNPGDRLGEQGTGARLLEED
- a CDS encoding YjcB family protein, which produces MAAITTGVVFARWELLSAVLMFLASTLNIQFRKSDYTALAVVSTCLGLAAACWFATGLLGITLLDVAVIWNNVKEVMVEAMSHTPPDWPMMYT
- the ssb1 gene encoding single-stranded DNA-binding protein SSB1, which encodes MASRGVNKVILVGNLGQDPEVRYMPSGGAVANITLATSESWRDKATGEMKEQTEWHRVVLFGKLAEVAGEYLRKGSQVYIEGQLRTRKWTDQSGAEKYTTEVVVNVGGTMQMLGGRQGGGAPAGGGQQQQGGWGQPQQPQGGNQFSGGAQSRPQQPSAPAQSNEPPMDFDDDIPF